A genome region from Macrobrachium rosenbergii isolate ZJJX-2024 chromosome 42, ASM4041242v1, whole genome shotgun sequence includes the following:
- the LOC136828242 gene encoding zinc finger protein 836-like → MFKSPNSALVCNKNQHKESFQDMFRSAMGSAENYKEYRERGPKGKAKKECVRGDKVLHKERRKSKRSYCCSECNKEFFHKQTLVKHMLTHTGEKNHKCEQCSKQFSIKSNLVKHMLVHTGEKQHVCDICGKCFALKATLIKHAVVHTGEKNYECNICQKRFSYSSCLKKHMVLHTGEKNYKCELCDREFSQRAHLTVHMVIHTGVKKYHCDICDKRFSRKSDLRVHQAVHTGFKKHKCVVCNKGFSMKSNLIKHMRIHTGVRSNRCDLCGSGFFQRSDLEKHKVVHTNEKKYECPYCGKLLSRQSSLNKHLLLHSVGSSIKCSVCGKSYIYEGNLRKHFETHSGQEAEMRPVFETIFVVDENEKGAPSLETPENYRSTHLEREEKNSRAVCSELSENDTGDDSKTTEDVKSTVKQDASDLASEHSEMYKDVKPVVLDIKPTVFDEPCVT, encoded by the coding sequence atgtttaagtcGCCTAACAGCGCACTGGTGTGTAATAAAAACCAACataaggaaagttttcaagatatgtttCGTAGTGCAATGGGCAGTGCAGAAAATTACAAGGAATATCGAGAACGGGGGCCAAAGGGTAAAGCTAAAAAGGAATGTGTACGTGGTGATAAAGTATTGcacaaagagagaagaaaaagcaaaaggtCTTATTGTTGTTCAGAGTGTAATAAGGAGTTCTTCCACAAGCAGACTTTAGTGAAACACATGTTGACACACACGGGCGAAAAGAATCATAAATGTGAGCAGTGTTCGAAACAGTTTTCTATAAAGTCTAACTTGGTTAAACATATGCTTGTTCATACGGGAGAAAAGcagcatgtttgtgatatatgtgGTAAATGTTTTGCACTGAAAGCAACTTTAATAAAACATGCTGTGGTGCACACTGGTGAGAAAAATTACGAGTGCAATATATGTCAGAAAAGGTTTTCCTATTCTTCGTGTCTCAAAAAGCATATGGTTCTTCAcacaggagaaaaaaattataagtgtgAGTTATGTGACCGGGAGTTCTCCCAGAGAGCTCATTTGACTGTTCATATGGTTATTCATACAGGAGTGAAAAAATACCACTGTGACATTTGTGACAAGAGATTTTCAAGAAAGTCTGATTTGAGAGTGCACCAAGCAGTGCATACAGGGtttaaaaaacacaaatgtgTTGTCTGCAACAAGGGATTTTCTATGAAGTCAAATTTAATTAAGCACATGAGGATACATACTGGTGTGAGGAGTAATCGTTGTGATCTCTGTGGCAGTGGTTTCTTCCAAAGATCAGATCTAGAAAAGCACAAAGTGGTTCATACGAATGAGAAGAAATACGAGTGTCCTTACTGTGGAAAACTTCTCTCTCGGCAGTCGAGTTTGAATAAACATTTGCTGTTGCATTCAGTTGGTAGCAGCATCAAATGCTCTGTATGtggaaaatcatatatttatgagGGAAATCTGCGTAAACATTTTGAGACGCATAGTGGCCAAGAAGCTGAGATGAGACCAGTATTTGAGACAATATTTGTTGTTGATGAGAATGAAAAAGGTGCTCCTAGTTTGGAGACCCCTGAAAATTATAGGAGTACTCAtctagaaagggaagaaaagaacaGCAGGGCTGTATGTTCAGAGTTATCTGAAAATGATACTGGTGACGATTCAAAAACAACCGAGGACGTCAAAAGCACTGTCAAGCAAGATGCTTCTGATTTAGCATCAGAACACAGTGAGATGTATAAAGATGTCAAGCCAGTTGTACTTGATATTAAACCTACTGTATTTGATGAGCCTTGTGTCACATGA
- the LOC136828243 gene encoding metallo-beta-lactamase domain-containing protein 1, giving the protein MSYKVEVLYEGYSKMEDGTMKANCSCTLVKGPTNVIVDTMTAWDKDKILSGLQKHEVKCEDINYAIGTHGHSDHLGNLNLFTNAKHIVGFTVSYKDEFFIHPFETGEPFKVDDNLQIIPTPGHTTADVSVIVKTADLGTVVIAGDLFEREEDIFDPSLWKYVAGSEKPEEQEKHRNEMLLLGDYIIPGHGPMFKVTPQMKEIAGKANKTDL; this is encoded by the exons ATGTCGTACAAGGTTGAAGTTCTATATGAAGGATATTCGAAGATGGAAGATGGTACTATGAAGGCTAATTGCTCCTGTACCTTGGTAAAAGGGCCAACAAATGTGATTGTCGATACGATGACAGCGTGGGATAAGGACAAGATTTTGTCAG gtcttcAAAAGCATGAAGTGAAATGTGAAGACATTAACTATGCAATTGGAACCCATGGCCACTCAGACCACCTAGGAAATCTGAACCTTTTTACAAATGCAAAACACATAGTAGGTTTCACAGTCTCTTACaaagatgaattcttcattcatCCATTTGAAACAG GTGAACCTTTCAAAGTAGATGACAATTTGCAGATCATTCCCACTCCTGGACATACAACAGCTGATGTTAGTGTAATTGTAAAAACAGCAGACCTTGGAACAGTAGTAATTGCAG GTGACCTGTTTGAGCGTGAAGAGGACATATTTGACCCATCGCTGTGGAAGTATGTTGCCGGGAGCGAGAAGCCGGAAGAGCAAGAAAAGCATCGTAACGAAATGCTTCTACTGGGAGATTACATAATTCCAGGGCATGGGCCAATGTTTAAAGTCACTCCACAGATGAAAGAAATTGCTGGAAAGGCTAATAAAACTGATCTTTGA